The proteins below come from a single uncultured Carboxylicivirga sp. genomic window:
- a CDS encoding TonB-dependent receptor encodes MNVNLRFLTVIVIWLMVHTIYGQSKTITGTVKDDTGEPLPGVSIIIEGTATGTISDVNGYFSLNVPQGDVNLVFSFIGFKKQTINVTKQTELKVQLISDTKGLDEVVVVGYGTMKKSDLSGASVSVGEDKIKGSVITNIDQSLQGRAAGVTSVSTSGAPGSSSSIRVRGQSTINSNAEPLYVIDGVIIQGGGNSGGDFGLGDALGNGSTSTISPLSTINPSDIVSMEILKDASATAIYGAQGANGVVLITTKRGKAGDAKFSYEGLTAWQRQMNRLDMMNLREFAGYYNELASTGELGEGQDYSDPSLLGVGTNWQDAIFQTAMQTQHQLSAQGGSDKVRYYVSGSHMDQDGTIIGSNFKRYSFRTNLDAQLKSWLKLGLNAMYSGTSERLTLADSDEGIVNYSLTTPPDIPIYNIDGSYATVVKEGYTSVNPIAMALLDDILLDRNKLNGSIFAEVSPIENLTWHTELGFDISYSKAETYSPMVNLGTWTRPSNESSIQKNNSTFMQFKNYLTYNGRFLDKNSYTVMLGQESWESNYDYQRIQNTGLPSDDVHNPALGTGTPTIGYGFGSSSMVSVFGRLNYNYSDRYLLTYTYRRDASSNFGKDNRWAGFHAAAVSWRFSNENFFASLLPIINNGKLRLGWGQTGNSNIGGYKWGSSISKMPTGLGMGYRPANIPNTGIKWETQEQWNAGIDLSFFNSRINLTADVYNKVSEDMLMQLQLPSYMGTRGNVSSAIAAPWGNYGSIENEGLEITLGGRPTVGQFKWDTEFQISFNRNKLVSLDGTASSHIEGYGQWSDVVTLTEVGESLYNFYGYQVEGVYKDLDDIESSPKPVKYPSDGVFNRSSTVWVGDLKFKDISGPDGKPDGIIDEYDRTNIGSPMPKFTFGFNNTFSYKNVDLTIFVNGSYGNKVYNYLSMKLTHMNSGWTNQLSDVNDRARLEAIDGNIDYSSGVDVSGNGQLVYNWYDDITNVRVSNSDTNIPRASIADPNDNDRISDRYVEDGSYIRIKNITLGYTFPKHLIQKVRLENLRIYTNIQNVYTFTKYSGYDPEIGASTASSNVYGLDNGRYPSPTVVSFGLNLTF; translated from the coding sequence ATGAATGTAAATCTGCGATTTTTAACTGTTATTGTTATATGGCTGATGGTTCATACTATATATGGACAAAGCAAAACAATAACCGGAACAGTTAAAGATGATACCGGGGAGCCTTTACCTGGTGTATCTATAATTATTGAAGGTACAGCTACAGGAACTATTTCTGATGTAAATGGTTATTTTAGCTTGAATGTTCCACAAGGAGATGTAAATCTTGTTTTTTCTTTTATTGGATTTAAAAAACAAACTATTAATGTTACAAAGCAAACTGAATTAAAAGTTCAATTGATATCTGATACCAAAGGGCTTGATGAAGTTGTGGTGGTTGGATATGGAACAATGAAGAAAAGTGATTTATCCGGAGCTTCTGTATCGGTTGGAGAAGATAAAATTAAAGGATCAGTAATAACAAACATTGATCAGTCGTTACAAGGACGTGCTGCAGGTGTTACTTCTGTGTCAACTTCCGGTGCTCCGGGTTCGTCATCTTCAATACGTGTACGTGGGCAGTCCACAATCAATTCAAATGCAGAACCTCTTTATGTAATTGATGGTGTTATTATTCAAGGTGGTGGAAATAGTGGCGGTGATTTTGGGTTGGGTGATGCTTTAGGTAATGGATCAACCTCAACAATTTCTCCACTCTCTACGATAAATCCGTCTGATATTGTATCAATGGAGATACTCAAGGATGCCTCTGCTACTGCCATATATGGAGCTCAGGGAGCAAACGGAGTTGTATTAATTACAACAAAACGAGGAAAAGCTGGTGATGCGAAATTCTCATATGAGGGATTGACCGCTTGGCAACGTCAGATGAATCGTTTGGATATGATGAATTTGCGTGAATTTGCAGGGTATTATAATGAATTGGCCTCAACCGGAGAATTAGGTGAAGGACAGGACTATTCAGATCCGTCGCTGTTGGGAGTTGGTACCAATTGGCAAGATGCTATTTTTCAGACTGCAATGCAGACTCAGCATCAGTTATCAGCACAAGGGGGATCGGATAAGGTAAGGTATTATGTTTCAGGTTCGCACATGGATCAGGACGGTACTATCATTGGTTCTAATTTTAAGAGATATTCTTTTAGAACTAATCTTGATGCACAGCTTAAATCTTGGTTGAAACTTGGATTGAATGCTATGTATTCCGGAACTAGTGAGCGTTTGACACTCGCAGATAGTGACGAAGGTATTGTTAACTATTCATTGACTACCCCTCCAGATATTCCAATTTATAACATAGATGGAAGTTATGCTACTGTGGTAAAAGAAGGATATACATCTGTTAATCCAATTGCAATGGCCTTGCTTGATGATATATTACTTGACCGGAATAAGCTTAATGGTAGTATCTTTGCTGAAGTATCTCCAATTGAAAATCTTACTTGGCATACCGAATTAGGTTTTGATATCAGTTATTCTAAAGCTGAAACGTATTCTCCAATGGTTAATCTTGGTACATGGACCCGACCAAGTAATGAAAGTTCTATTCAGAAGAATAACAGTACCTTTATGCAGTTTAAAAACTATTTGACATACAACGGTCGCTTTTTAGATAAGAATAGTTACACTGTTATGCTTGGTCAAGAATCATGGGAAAGTAATTATGATTATCAGCGAATTCAAAATACAGGTCTTCCTTCAGATGATGTTCATAATCCGGCACTTGGTACTGGTACGCCAACTATTGGTTATGGTTTCGGTAGTTCATCGATGGTTTCTGTGTTTGGTCGATTAAACTATAATTATAGCGATCGTTACCTGCTAACCTATACTTACCGTCGTGATGCCTCTTCAAATTTTGGTAAAGATAACCGTTGGGCAGGATTTCATGCTGCAGCCGTTTCGTGGAGATTCTCGAATGAAAACTTTTTTGCCTCACTACTCCCAATAATCAACAATGGTAAGTTGCGTTTAGGCTGGGGACAAACAGGTAACTCTAATATTGGGGGATACAAATGGGGGTCTTCCATCTCTAAGATGCCTACTGGTTTAGGTATGGGGTATCGTCCAGCTAATATTCCTAATACAGGTATTAAATGGGAAACCCAAGAGCAATGGAATGCGGGTATCGACTTGTCATTTTTCAATTCACGTATAAATCTTACAGCAGATGTATATAATAAGGTATCAGAAGATATGCTTATGCAGCTTCAGTTGCCATCGTATATGGGTACGCGAGGAAATGTTTCTTCGGCGATAGCCGCACCTTGGGGTAATTATGGTTCTATTGAAAATGAAGGGTTGGAAATAACACTAGGTGGTCGTCCTACAGTAGGGCAATTTAAGTGGGATACTGAATTTCAGATTTCGTTCAATCGTAATAAATTAGTTTCATTGGATGGTACTGCTTCGAGTCATATTGAAGGCTATGGACAATGGAGTGATGTAGTTACGTTGACAGAAGTAGGTGAATCTCTTTACAACTTTTATGGTTACCAGGTAGAAGGTGTTTATAAAGATTTGGATGATATAGAAAGCTCGCCAAAACCTGTTAAATATCCTTCAGATGGTGTGTTTAACAGGTCAAGTACCGTGTGGGTTGGCGACCTTAAGTTTAAGGATATCAGTGGACCTGATGGTAAACCCGATGGCATTATAGATGAATATGATCGAACTAACATTGGTTCACCTATGCCTAAGTTTACTTTTGGTTTTAATAATACCTTTTCTTACAAGAATGTAGACCTTACAATATTTGTTAATGGTTCGTATGGGAATAAGGTGTATAACTACTTGTCAATGAAGTTAACACATATGAATAGTGGTTGGACAAACCAGTTGTCGGATGTTAATGATCGTGCGAGGCTCGAAGCTATTGATGGAAATATAGACTATTCATCAGGTGTAGATGTGTCTGGTAATGGGCAGTTGGTATATAATTGGTACGACGATATAACCAATGTAAGGGTATCAAATTCAGATACAAATATACCTCGAGCATCAATTGCAGATCCTAATGATAATGACCGTATTAGTGATCGTTACGTTGAAGATGGATCCTATATTCGAATTAAAAATATCACTTTGGGATATACTTTCCCTAAACATTTGATTCAGAAAGTTAGACTGGAAAACCTCAGAATTTATACTAATATTCAGAATGTATACACATTCACCAAATATTCGGGTTATGATCCGGAAATTGGTGCTAGTACAGCAAGTTCCAACGTTTATGGCTTAGACAACGGTCGTTATCCATCGCCTACTGTTGTGTCTTTTGGTTTAAATCTTACATTTTAA
- a CDS encoding glycan-binding surface protein gives MKKKLYSNMLLILMGLIAFTSCEDIVTYNDGYDDGTKSYGPPEITKITTVGDSSVVIDQADFADVISIYGVNLSQVVSITFNDVQVDLDEIFARNSRIVLPVPRQVPDEIDNTLTIITELGNTSTEFVVEVPPLIVDGLYNEFATAGDEVEVIGKNFDLYGVTVDDAVVEINGQEIEVLDATETGLKFVIPEQTADNTSIYISSPKVETPIEVQFRNAGYRILYFDSENGGMWSGFEYLTDGSNDGDPLPLYGVSPYSRVLGNFEAWSWSVPFGGGFNLDDEDIVSNPGDYWVKFEMLTKSNKALSIGNLIVGEKSWNPAEGGLAFNTYNNWKTITFDLVEVISAPAIGWNGWAFVFQPSDNIDADFSFCNMRIVKK, from the coding sequence ATGAAAAAGAAACTATATAGTAATATGCTTTTAATCCTCATGGGATTAATTGCTTTTACGTCATGCGAAGATATTGTTACTTATAATGATGGGTATGATGATGGAACAAAGTCATACGGACCTCCTGAAATTACTAAAATTACTACTGTTGGAGATAGTTCGGTTGTGATTGATCAGGCTGACTTTGCTGATGTAATTTCAATTTATGGAGTAAATTTAAGTCAGGTTGTTTCAATTACTTTTAATGATGTTCAAGTTGATTTAGATGAGATATTTGCTCGTAATTCCCGCATCGTTTTGCCAGTTCCAAGACAAGTGCCTGATGAAATTGATAATACTTTAACTATTATTACGGAGTTAGGAAATACTTCAACTGAATTTGTTGTTGAAGTTCCCCCATTGATTGTTGATGGACTCTATAATGAGTTTGCAACTGCTGGTGATGAAGTAGAGGTGATTGGTAAAAACTTCGATTTATATGGAGTTACAGTTGATGATGCAGTAGTTGAAATTAATGGTCAAGAAATTGAAGTTTTGGATGCTACTGAAACGGGACTTAAATTCGTAATTCCTGAACAAACAGCTGATAACACAAGCATATACATCAGTAGCCCAAAGGTTGAAACCCCAATAGAAGTGCAATTTCGAAATGCTGGTTATAGAATATTATACTTCGATAGCGAAAATGGAGGAATGTGGAGTGGTTTTGAATATCTGACTGACGGTTCAAATGATGGAGATCCTTTACCATTGTATGGTGTTAGTCCGTATTCGCGTGTTTTAGGAAATTTTGAGGCTTGGAGTTGGAGCGTCCCTTTTGGCGGAGGTTTTAATTTAGATGATGAAGATATTGTTTCTAATCCAGGTGATTATTGGGTGAAATTCGAAATGCTTACCAAAAGTAATAAAGCCTTGAGTATCGGTAATTTAATTGTTGGCGAAAAATCGTGGAATCCAGCCGAAGGAGGTTTGGCTTTTAATACTTACAATAATTGGAAAACTATCACTTTTGATTTAGTTGAAGTGATTTCAGCGCCTGCAATAGGGTGGAATGGTTGGGCCTTTGTGTTTCAGCCATCAGATAATATTGATGCTGACTTCAGTTTTTGCAATATGCGAATCGTCAAAAAATAA
- a CDS encoding cellulase family glycosylhydrolase, with the protein MNKFIGLLLLVFTIVVYSCQSEHEQTSFKVKDGRLFDARNNEFVIRGMNMPHAWFTNSSFKALDELTKYNVNCVRIVWEVGLQVAELEKVVEHCVDLQMIPMIELHNATGDSTDTKLLEMVQYYTSDEMKALVKKYESYILLNIANEWGDHSMSDEYWRDAYNKAVRIMRNAGYKTTIVIDAPGWGQNVTPILNYGQQLLDEDPMHNLLFSIHMYGSWNDEGKIKSTLTQVKEMKIPLVIGEFGYNFHDGDNNLSCTVNHQVILKECEKLHIGYIPWSWTGNNDENRWLDIVSRDDWKSLTKWGREVLMSDYGIKNTGKKASVFR; encoded by the coding sequence ATGAATAAATTTATTGGACTTTTATTACTTGTATTTACAATAGTAGTTTACTCATGTCAATCAGAGCATGAGCAGACTAGTTTTAAAGTAAAGGATGGTCGGTTATTTGATGCTCGTAACAATGAGTTTGTTATACGAGGAATGAATATGCCACATGCATGGTTTACCAATTCATCGTTTAAAGCATTAGATGAACTTACAAAATACAATGTTAATTGCGTAAGAATTGTTTGGGAAGTAGGGTTACAAGTAGCCGAATTAGAAAAAGTGGTTGAACATTGTGTGGATCTGCAAATGATTCCAATGATTGAATTGCATAATGCAACGGGAGACTCTACTGATACAAAACTATTAGAGATGGTTCAATACTATACCAGTGATGAAATGAAAGCATTGGTAAAAAAGTATGAAAGCTATATACTACTTAATATTGCCAATGAATGGGGAGATCATTCAATGAGTGATGAATATTGGAGGGATGCTTATAATAAGGCCGTTAGAATTATGCGTAATGCTGGTTATAAAACTACAATCGTTATTGATGCTCCAGGGTGGGGACAAAATGTAACACCCATTCTTAATTATGGTCAGCAATTATTAGATGAAGATCCAATGCATAATCTTTTGTTTTCGATCCATATGTATGGTTCATGGAACGATGAAGGCAAAATCAAAAGTACTCTTACACAAGTAAAAGAAATGAAGATACCTCTTGTAATTGGCGAGTTTGGCTATAACTTCCATGATGGGGATAATAACCTTTCTTGTACAGTCAATCATCAGGTAATTTTAAAAGAATGCGAAAAACTTCATATAGGATATATTCCGTGGTCGTGGACTGGGAATAATGATGAAAACCGATGGCTTGATATTGTTTCAAGAGATGATTGGAAATCTCTTACTAAATGGGGTAGAGAAGTTCTGATGTCGGACTATGGTATTAAAAATACAGGTAAAAAGGCTAGTGTTTTTCGTTAG
- a CDS encoding RagB/SusD family nutrient uptake outer membrane protein yields the protein MKYKNIFNALAVVVLGFSLSACEDFLDRPAEDTYNVDNFYQNDEQLYQTANQLYNSPWYDFQRGFIKVGEVMAGNYYMGSSPYLTLTVNSSDEDLTNMSASLWSVNAYCNTLLKNVNEKAGPETTERARKAVKGEALTWKAMTYFFLVRSFGAVPIIHENSEMIASNNYNDVYKAKVENVYDYIILTLEQAIEWLPESAEPGRIDKYCAEGLLAKVYLTKSGLGMIGTRYEPDLEKAAEYAKDVIDNSGRSLMSNYSDIFRIANNTNPESLMAWRWTAEGGVWTSQNSFQSDLAIVGFDEYVSWGGWGGPSVDLIEAFDEDPASATRQNVDTRRKATLMMLGDVYDYFWTDEGGFDYIDFCYSDVTHGGKIGPQVYQSPTGANCVKQLVGDNADHVAGVGHSMGRMATSLATHLLRLSEVYLIYAEAKIGNKGTTSDQSAIDAFYAVRHRARSGYEMPTSISWDDVWKERRLELACEGDRWYDFVRLSYYNETRAINELTNQKRNAYTGLDGAYKTWWEGGNLDASGITYDTSVAPPNVNSDSFTLPFPDTDLALNKHLSEDPIEVDVTQYKYY from the coding sequence ATGAAATACAAAAATATATTTAATGCATTAGCTGTTGTAGTATTGGGCTTTTCACTGAGCGCATGTGAAGACTTTTTGGATCGTCCTGCAGAAGATACCTACAACGTTGATAACTTCTATCAAAATGATGAACAGTTGTATCAAACAGCAAATCAATTGTATAATTCGCCATGGTATGACTTTCAGCGTGGTTTTATAAAAGTGGGCGAAGTGATGGCCGGTAATTACTATATGGGAAGTTCACCATACCTGACGTTAACGGTTAATTCTAGTGATGAGGATTTGACGAATATGTCAGCGTCGTTATGGTCGGTGAATGCTTATTGTAATACATTGTTAAAGAATGTAAATGAGAAGGCTGGACCAGAAACAACAGAACGTGCTCGTAAGGCCGTCAAAGGTGAAGCATTGACATGGAAAGCAATGACCTACTTCTTTTTAGTACGTTCATTTGGAGCCGTCCCTATTATTCATGAGAACTCAGAAATGATTGCATCTAACAACTATAATGATGTTTATAAAGCAAAAGTAGAAAATGTTTACGATTACATTATTCTTACTCTGGAACAGGCGATTGAATGGTTGCCGGAGAGTGCTGAGCCAGGTCGTATAGATAAATATTGTGCCGAAGGTTTACTTGCGAAAGTATATTTAACAAAAAGCGGTTTGGGTATGATTGGAACTCGTTACGAACCAGATTTGGAGAAAGCTGCAGAATATGCCAAAGATGTAATTGATAATAGTGGTCGATCTTTAATGTCGAATTATTCTGACATTTTTCGTATTGCTAATAATACTAATCCAGAAAGTCTTATGGCATGGAGATGGACAGCAGAAGGTGGTGTCTGGACTTCTCAAAATTCATTTCAATCAGATCTGGCAATTGTTGGGTTTGATGAATATGTTAGTTGGGGCGGTTGGGGTGGTCCTTCTGTTGATTTGATAGAGGCTTTCGACGAAGATCCAGCATCTGCCACACGTCAAAATGTAGATACTCGACGTAAGGCTACACTTATGATGTTGGGGGATGTATATGATTATTTTTGGACTGATGAAGGAGGATTTGATTATATTGACTTTTGTTATAGTGATGTTACTCATGGTGGTAAAATTGGTCCCCAAGTTTATCAGTCGCCTACCGGAGCTAATTGTGTGAAACAATTGGTTGGTGACAATGCTGATCATGTAGCAGGTGTTGGCCATAGTATGGGACGTATGGCAACAAGTTTGGCAACACACCTTCTTCGTTTGTCGGAAGTGTACCTCATTTATGCAGAGGCAAAAATAGGTAATAAGGGTACAACTTCAGATCAGAGTGCTATTGATGCTTTTTATGCAGTTCGTCATAGAGCTCGTTCTGGATATGAGATGCCCACATCCATATCCTGGGATGACGTATGGAAAGAGCGTCGTTTGGAATTAGCCTGCGAAGGTGATCGTTGGTATGATTTTGTGCGATTGAGTTATTATAATGAAACAAGAGCAATCAACGAATTGACGAACCAAAAGAGAAATGCATATACTGGTTTAGATGGTGCCTATAAAACCTGGTGGGAGGGAGGTAACCTCGATGCATCGGGTATAACATATGATACAAGTGTTGCTCCGCCAAATGTCAATTCAGATTCTTTTACATTGCCTTTCCCCGATACAGATCTTGCACTTAACAAGCATTTGTCGGAAGATCCAATAGAGGTGGATGTAACGCAGTATAAATATTATTAA
- a CDS encoding glycan-binding surface protein — MKVISKYLSRWLMLCAVVLSVIGLSSCEDQPDEYKIAGGSPEVIYIRTPERADSLVTSALLGTRLVLVGNNLRSVTELYFNDVEAVLSTSFITDNTLFVSVPKTLPTVLSNTISMVNSAKDTIRIPFVSEVPAPVLSSMACERVKPGEIATVVGDYLLSYESSPMIITMPDGQTVTEFEKLSKTSVSFVVPEGCTESGPISITSAYGTTASTKFQFNDERGIMFEFDGLTGLTNHGWHARDILSDETSITGNFVQFGNGSAIMSEDGGWDDSNFSFEYWCGDWNDPQEFLGTDKRLTDLVDFSDWQNMALKFELYIPSGSSWSAGAMQLIFAGTDLVTLGGGGGYPPANNTFFQGNSLPRGIYRPWESTGSFNTDDQWITVTVPFSDFIYGMDGSMATGSLNADSFASFTLFIVSGGITGVECTPIFKVDNIRAVPYK, encoded by the coding sequence ATGAAAGTTATATCAAAATATTTAAGTCGTTGGTTAATGCTTTGTGCAGTGGTACTTTCTGTAATAGGATTGTCATCTTGCGAGGATCAACCAGACGAATATAAAATAGCAGGTGGTTCACCTGAAGTAATCTATATAAGAACACCAGAGCGAGCTGACTCTTTGGTAACGTCAGCATTATTAGGTACGCGACTTGTGTTGGTTGGTAACAATTTACGCAGTGTTACAGAGTTGTATTTTAATGATGTTGAAGCAGTTTTATCAACTAGTTTTATTACTGATAATACATTGTTTGTTTCTGTTCCAAAAACTTTGCCTACAGTATTATCAAATACTATATCAATGGTGAATTCAGCAAAAGATACAATTAGGATTCCTTTCGTTTCTGAGGTGCCTGCACCTGTATTGTCATCTATGGCTTGCGAACGAGTTAAACCAGGAGAGATTGCCACTGTTGTAGGTGACTATCTGCTTTCTTACGAAAGTTCACCTATGATAATCACCATGCCTGATGGGCAGACGGTAACTGAATTTGAAAAGTTATCAAAAACCAGTGTTTCTTTTGTCGTTCCGGAAGGTTGTACTGAAAGTGGACCCATATCCATAACATCAGCATATGGTACTACTGCATCTACTAAATTCCAATTTAACGATGAGCGTGGTATTATGTTTGAATTTGATGGATTAACTGGTCTCACCAATCATGGTTGGCATGCGCGTGATATTCTTAGTGATGAAACTAGTATTACGGGTAATTTTGTTCAGTTTGGTAATGGTTCTGCAATAATGAGTGAAGATGGTGGCTGGGATGACTCCAACTTCTCATTTGAATATTGGTGTGGTGATTGGAATGACCCGCAAGAATTCTTGGGAACAGATAAAAGACTTACTGACCTTGTAGACTTTTCAGACTGGCAAAATATGGCTCTCAAATTCGAACTTTACATTCCTTCTGGTTCATCATGGTCTGCAGGTGCCATGCAGCTTATTTTTGCTGGTACCGATCTTGTGACGCTTGGTGGTGGTGGAGGTTATCCTCCTGCTAACAATACTTTCTTTCAGGGCAATTCCTTACCACGTGGAATCTATCGTCCATGGGAATCAACAGGATCATTTAATACAGATGATCAGTGGATTACTGTTACTGTTCCGTTCTCTGATTTTATTTATGGAATGGATGGAAGCATGGCTACAGGCTCTCTTAATGCAGATAGTTTTGCGAGCTTCACCCTTTTTATTGTTAGTGGTGGTATAACAGGTGTTGAATGTACGCCGATATTTAAAGTGGACAACATTCGTGCTGTACCATATAAGTAA
- a CDS encoding glycan-binding surface protein: MKNPKYLNFKSFMLVILVVFTLVACEDDDNDVINGIIPTVSGITPSQNVFPGDIIAIEGSDLEQIHIIRIGEVFLIKESGIISKTDEKLEFELPAEAPEGEVFVVSSEETIPNVLAGEITLQKSIIETVEPEVVEPGTVISVFGQYLHLVAEVWVGNVELVNITIDADNTIITATCPENIETGFLKLIMVNGIEITYPNPITKKEVILPVVGSITDGYLNESIKITGDNLDQVTAIVFQDDLVVNSIDFVTLQQREIEVIVPVDAKTGLVTAILKSTDGDVVTPEFTLEERESNVDPITPETIVIIDYEVHGGHDGSWDPGWSGGTEIVTEAENTFLITNADVDGWIMNCNHQSDGAPSHLIENVENYILKLDVRVQEGVTGADEAAMQFVLGDEGNGPGWVWFGAGLLPASTNGSWVTISIDPTDIGLSGDVDLRTGTNGLYGGVVPAGVSFDNLRFDPK, from the coding sequence ATGAAGAATCCTAAATATTTAAATTTCAAATCATTTATGTTGGTAATATTGGTAGTATTTACTCTTGTTGCCTGCGAAGATGATGATAATGATGTGATAAACGGTATCATTCCAACTGTTTCTGGAATTACTCCAAGTCAGAATGTATTTCCTGGTGATATTATAGCCATTGAAGGGAGCGATTTGGAACAAATTCATATTATTCGAATTGGAGAAGTGTTTTTGATAAAGGAGTCGGGGATAATTTCCAAAACCGATGAAAAACTTGAGTTTGAATTGCCAGCAGAAGCTCCGGAAGGAGAAGTTTTTGTAGTGAGTAGTGAAGAAACAATTCCGAATGTGTTGGCTGGCGAAATTACTTTGCAAAAAAGTATAATAGAAACAGTTGAACCTGAAGTGGTAGAACCTGGTACTGTTATAAGTGTTTTTGGGCAGTATCTCCACTTAGTAGCTGAAGTATGGGTAGGTAACGTTGAGTTGGTGAATATTACTATCGATGCAGATAATACTATTATTACGGCTACTTGTCCTGAGAATATCGAAACAGGTTTCTTAAAACTGATTATGGTAAATGGAATCGAAATTACTTATCCAAATCCAATTACAAAGAAAGAAGTGATATTGCCTGTTGTTGGAAGTATAACAGATGGTTATTTAAATGAATCCATTAAGATTACGGGTGATAATCTGGATCAGGTAACCGCAATTGTTTTTCAGGATGATCTGGTTGTTAATAGTATCGATTTTGTTACGCTACAACAGCGCGAAATTGAAGTAATAGTACCTGTTGATGCTAAAACAGGTTTGGTTACGGCAATTTTAAAGAGTACAGATGGTGATGTCGTAACTCCCGAATTTACTTTAGAAGAAAGAGAAAGTAATGTCGATCCCATTACGCCAGAAACAATTGTTATAATCGACTATGAAGTTCACGGAGGTCATGATGGTAGTTGGGATCCCGGTTGGAGTGGAGGTACTGAAATCGTTACTGAAGCTGAGAATACATTTTTGATTACCAATGCAGATGTTGATGGATGGATCATGAATTGTAATCATCAAAGTGATGGTGCTCCTTCTCATTTAATTGAAAATGTAGAAAATTATATACTTAAGTTAGATGTTCGTGTTCAGGAAGGTGTTACCGGAGCTGATGAAGCAGCTATGCAATTTGTACTAGGGGATGAAGGAAATGGCCCCGGATGGGTATGGTTTGGAGCAGGTTTGCTGCCTGCTTCAACAAATGGAAGCTGGGTTACAATTTCGATTGATCCTACTGATATTGGATTGAGTGGAGATGTTGATTTGCGAACCGGAACAAATGGTTTATATGGTGGTGTTGTTCCTGCTGGAGTAAGTTTTGATAATTTAAGGTTTGATCCGAAGTAA